The DNA segment TCGCGGCGGATGACATGTTGATTTCAGCTTACGCGCCCGCCCTGGCCGTGCGTTGCCGTGAAGATTTTCAGTTGCTTGACGCGCGCCGAGCCAGAATTTTCCCCAAACTGAGCGCCAGAATCATGAAAAGCTGCCCGGCTGAGGCGTGGTATGGTCTGTATGCCAACGGCACAGGAGATGCGACGTACCCGCCCGCACGGGTGATTGCCATCATGGCGTTTACTTCGGGAACGCTTTTCTGGGCCTCGAATGCCGTTACCGGCACGGTGGGCCTGCACCATGTCAACCTGCGGTATGACGATCTGGAGGGCACGGGTACCGTTGTAGTGCCCTCGGCCGAGAACGATCCCTGGTTTGATCCGCATGATTCCGGACCCTGGAGTCGCGGAAGCCTTGCCTACCGGATGATTTTTTTGACCAAGAAAGACAAGCTCAAAATCATTGTGGATTATCGTGAGCCGGATATGCGCCCGCAGCCCGGCGTCCCCCTGGCCGAGGACAACAGAGTGCCGCAGGATTTTATTGATCGCGCCCAGGCTTCGTTCGGACTCATCAGGGGCAGCGG comes from the Desulfovibrio porci genome and includes:
- a CDS encoding DUF4851 domain-containing protein is translated as MLISAYAPALAVRCREDFQLLDARRARIFPKLSARIMKSCPAEAWYGLYANGTGDATYPPARVIAIMAFTSGTLFWASNAVTGTVGLHHVNLRYDDLEGTGTVVVPSAENDPWFDPHDSGPWSRGSLAYRMIFLTKKDKLKIIVDYREPDMRPQPGVPLAEDNRVPQDFIDRAQASFGLIRGSGEAPLPGGSGALPFSPPEVDAGKLADMTGLLLRKQSIFEYLSLFADDLREILSYFRR